A region of Paractinoplanes abujensis DNA encodes the following proteins:
- a CDS encoding polysaccharide biosynthesis C-terminal domain-containing protein, translated as MTEAATLPQDRRPPMVRAAIQTYGSYVLASAGGLANVVLTARLLGASGRGEVAFLTTVAGLVAFLASLSAYEAMINISGTLPGERPALAGAGVVLAGVLGTAGATAAWLFFRFVPAPAIQFSHLDAVIAVSAIPISILQTYFLYLARASYNLAMASLGWISAPLATLALNAGFAAAGGLTIRVAVMNWVIGLAVSAALLVAHVCRSSGFALPSRPLLRQILGFGLRSHLGGVMVSGTYRLDHWILGAFGGARELGTYSVTVAWFDAIAHLSRAVSVTFRPDLLRASAEDAGRQSARIFRVCAVLVLIIVGGTVLAAPLLCVTIFGPEFADSVLDLRILAVGAFGMLALNIFGTALVAQQRPILESIAHGVGFAVAIGLYVTLIPPFGATGAALASAVSYLICGLVALILVQRTLGLQPGSLLPRSSDLAQLAGFLQRRKG; from the coding sequence ATGACGGAAGCCGCAACCCTGCCGCAGGACCGCCGGCCGCCCATGGTGCGTGCGGCGATCCAGACGTACGGGTCCTACGTTCTCGCCTCCGCGGGTGGCCTGGCCAACGTGGTGCTGACCGCGCGCCTGCTGGGCGCGAGCGGCCGCGGCGAAGTCGCGTTCCTCACGACCGTCGCCGGCCTGGTCGCCTTCTTGGCCTCCCTGAGCGCGTACGAAGCCATGATCAATATCAGCGGGACGCTGCCGGGTGAGCGGCCGGCTCTCGCCGGTGCCGGTGTGGTGCTCGCCGGTGTGCTGGGCACGGCGGGCGCGACCGCGGCCTGGCTCTTCTTCCGATTCGTGCCCGCCCCGGCGATCCAGTTCTCCCACCTCGACGCCGTCATCGCGGTCAGCGCGATTCCGATCTCGATCCTGCAGACCTACTTCCTGTACTTGGCCCGGGCCTCGTACAACCTGGCCATGGCCAGCCTCGGCTGGATCAGCGCGCCGCTGGCCACCCTCGCCCTCAACGCGGGCTTCGCGGCGGCGGGCGGCCTGACGATCCGCGTCGCCGTGATGAACTGGGTGATCGGTCTCGCCGTCTCCGCCGCGCTGCTCGTCGCCCACGTCTGCCGTTCGTCCGGCTTCGCCCTTCCCTCCCGGCCGCTCCTGCGGCAGATCCTCGGCTTCGGGCTCCGCAGCCACCTCGGCGGCGTCATGGTGTCCGGCACCTACCGCCTCGACCACTGGATCCTCGGTGCCTTCGGCGGTGCTCGCGAGCTGGGCACCTACAGCGTCACCGTGGCGTGGTTCGACGCGATCGCCCACCTCTCCCGAGCGGTGAGCGTGACCTTCCGGCCCGACCTGCTGCGGGCCTCGGCCGAGGACGCCGGGCGTCAATCGGCTCGGATCTTTCGCGTCTGCGCCGTCCTCGTGCTGATCATCGTCGGCGGGACAGTGTTGGCCGCACCACTGCTCTGTGTGACCATCTTCGGTCCTGAGTTCGCGGATTCCGTGCTCGATCTGCGGATTCTGGCCGTCGGCGCCTTCGGCATGCTGGCTCTGAACATCTTCGGTACGGCGCTGGTGGCTCAGCAGCGGCCGATCCTCGAGTCGATCGCGCACGGTGTCGGCTTCGCCGTCGCGATCGGGCTGTACGTGACACTGATCCCGCCCTTCGGTGCAACCGGTGCGGCTCTGGCGTCCGCGGTCTCCTACCTGATCTGCGGACTCGTCGCCCTGATCCTGGTCCAGCGAACTCTGGGCCTGCAGCCCGGTTCGTTGTTGCCGCGCTCGTCCGACCTCGCACAGCTGGCGGGATTCCTGCAGAGACGGAAAGGCTGA
- a CDS encoding O-antigen ligase family protein yields MTTALHKRPTRQLPGWFLAFVVPSSAVALGLLIGFDERIAIGAVGAVVLAVCCFGYPIAGLLCFVPAVFIPFSAAGNALFKAGFVLCVVAWAFDAIRRRSVLLGRIGEFRWLVVLIVAMYSWFGATMLWAADPWAVVAECWPWAIALAVFALALTRIATTRHLLLLVATFVASATLAAATGLIALQSTASAFADPLTSADNRVSGAAGDPNVLGAGLVAAAILAFGLACAVRRVWARSAIAAAILVLAAAAAGTASRMVVISAGVALIAALVIFRQAIGRVLAASACVVASAALWFTYFPSAWQRLVISSDGGSGREDLWRAALHLALEHPVVGLGMAGFQTRKPAVALEIGEVQNAAVVAEQPLVAHNTYLQLWADSGAIGLLLFLAIVVFCLWCSLRAGREFTTAGRGDLAALSRCAAVAVISMLGSAAFLTMARDYRLWLLLAVGPILLSLARVETPWRRGHRVEPAPLAGCPAS; encoded by the coding sequence GTGACCACGGCTCTTCACAAGCGCCCTACGCGGCAACTCCCCGGCTGGTTCCTGGCTTTCGTCGTGCCCTCGTCGGCGGTCGCGCTGGGGTTATTGATCGGGTTCGACGAGCGGATCGCGATCGGTGCGGTGGGTGCGGTGGTCCTGGCGGTCTGCTGCTTCGGATATCCGATCGCGGGCCTGCTCTGCTTCGTGCCGGCCGTGTTCATCCCCTTCAGCGCGGCCGGTAACGCCCTGTTCAAAGCGGGCTTCGTGCTGTGCGTCGTCGCCTGGGCCTTCGACGCTATCCGGCGCCGTTCCGTCCTGCTCGGGCGGATCGGTGAGTTCCGCTGGCTGGTCGTCCTCATCGTCGCGATGTACTCCTGGTTCGGGGCGACGATGCTGTGGGCGGCCGACCCGTGGGCCGTCGTGGCGGAGTGCTGGCCGTGGGCGATCGCGCTCGCGGTATTCGCCCTGGCACTGACCCGTATCGCCACCACCAGGCACCTTCTGCTGCTGGTAGCGACCTTCGTCGCGTCCGCCACCCTGGCCGCCGCGACCGGCCTGATCGCCCTGCAGTCGACCGCCTCCGCCTTCGCCGACCCGTTGACCAGCGCGGACAACCGCGTCTCGGGAGCCGCCGGAGACCCCAACGTGCTGGGGGCCGGGCTCGTCGCCGCGGCGATCCTGGCGTTCGGGCTGGCGTGTGCGGTCCGCCGGGTCTGGGCCCGCTCGGCGATCGCCGCGGCGATCCTGGTGCTGGCGGCGGCCGCGGCCGGAACGGCGTCGCGCATGGTGGTCATCTCGGCCGGCGTCGCCCTGATCGCGGCGCTGGTGATCTTCCGGCAGGCGATCGGACGGGTGCTTGCGGCCTCCGCGTGTGTAGTCGCCTCGGCCGCATTGTGGTTCACCTATTTCCCGTCCGCGTGGCAACGACTGGTGATCTCCAGCGACGGTGGCTCGGGCCGGGAGGACCTGTGGCGGGCCGCGCTCCACCTGGCATTGGAGCACCCGGTCGTGGGTCTGGGGATGGCCGGCTTCCAGACCCGGAAGCCGGCCGTCGCGCTCGAGATCGGCGAGGTGCAGAACGCTGCCGTGGTGGCGGAGCAACCCCTCGTGGCCCACAACACGTACCTGCAGCTCTGGGCGGACAGCGGGGCCATCGGCCTCCTGCTGTTCCTCGCGATCGTCGTGTTCTGCCTGTGGTGCTCGCTGCGGGCCGGGCGCGAGTTCACCACGGCCGGCCGGGGCGACCTGGCGGCGTTGAGTCGCTGCGCGGCGGTCGCCGTCATCTCGATGCTCGGCTCGGCCGCGTTCCTCACCATGGCGCGCGACTACCGGCTGTGGCTTCTGCTGGCCGTCGGACCGATCCTCCTGTCGCTGGCGCGGGTCGAGACACCCTGGCGCCGCGGACACCGGGTGGAGCCGGCGCCACTCGCCGGGTGCCCCGCATCATGA